A stretch of the Microtus ochrogaster isolate Prairie Vole_2 chromosome X, MicOch1.0, whole genome shotgun sequence genome encodes the following:
- the LOC106144074 gene encoding small integral membrane protein 10-like protein 2A, which translates to MAVTAALSAAAAAAALFGLAMRLSGWAAMRGSYSAFCKGLTRTLLTFFVLAWRLCVNFPYFYMVASVMLNVRLQVRIE; encoded by the coding sequence ATGGCGGTGACTGCAGCCCTGTCCGCTGCAGCTGCGGCTGCGGCCCTATTCGGCCTGGCAATGCGATTGTCGGGTTGGGCGGCGATGCGCGGCTCCTACAGCGCCTTCTGCAAGGGGCTCACGCGCACGCTGCTCACCTTCTTCGTCCTGGCCTGGCGGCTGTGTGTAAACTTCCCCTACTTTTATATGGTGGCCTCGGTGATGCTCAACGTCCGCCTGCAGGTGCGGATCGAGTGA